GGATACCCATCTCCTGGAGTCGGACAAGGGCTCCGGCGGCGGTATTCGTGTGGAGGGTGGAGAAAACGAGGTGCCCCGTGAGAGCAGCATGAATCGCAATTTCGGCGGTCTCGTAGTCCCGGATTTCTCCCACCATGATGACGTCCGGGTCCTGGCGCATGATGGCCCGAAGGGCATTGGCAAAGGTAAGGCCGATTTTTGGGCGAACCTGAACCTGGTTGATGCCCTGAAGCCGGTACTCCACAGGGTCCTCAATGGTGATGATGTTGAGGTCGGGTTTGTTGATGAAGTTGAGGGCTGAGTAGAGCGTGGTCGTTTTCCCGCTCCCCGTGGGACCGGTGAGGAGAATCATACCGTAGGGATGCCCTATGAGACGGTAGAATTTCTCCAGGTCCTCCTCCTCAAAGCCCAGGCGGTCGAGGTCAAGAAGAAGGGTGGATTTGTCGAGAATCCGCATGACAATCTTTTCGCCGAAAATGGTGGGAAGCGATGACACCCGGAAATCCACGGTCCGATTGTCCACCGTTACCTGGAAGCGACCGTCTTGAGGAAGGCGGCGTTCGGCGATGTTCATCCGGGAGAGAATCTTGATGCGGGAGACCAGAGCAGGATGGACCCGAATCGAGGTTGAGGTGATATCGTGGAGAATGCCGTCAATCCGGAAACGAATGCGGACTTCGTCCTCCTGGGGCTCAATGTGGATGTCGCTTGCCCCCGCACGGATGGCCTTGAGGATAATCATGTTCACCACCCGGATGATGGGGGCCTCTTCACCGAGGGCTTTGAGCTGGTCGATTTTTAGCTCTTCCTCTTCCTCGGAAAGCGCAAGGCTCTCCCGGGTCTCCACTTCCCGGATGAGCTCCTCGACCGATTCTCCCACTCCATAGTAGGCGTTTAAGGTTTTCTCGATGTCCTGAGGAGTGGCGACAACGGGCCGGATTTCCCTTTTGGTCATGAGTCTTGCCCGGTCAATGGTGAGGACATCCACGGGGTTTGCCATGGCAAGGATGATGGCATTCCCCTCCTCCCCTATGGGGACAACCTGGTACTGGCGGCAGAATTTCTCAGGAAGGAGCGTCACCACCCTCGGGTCGATGACGTAGGAATCAAGGTCCACGTAGGGCGCCCCAAGTTGTTCAGCAAGGGCCTCNNNNNNNNNNGGCTTTCCACGATGCCCATTTTCTCAAGAATCTCCCCAAGTCGTTCTCCCGTTTTTTTCTGGATTTCCAGGGCTTTCTCGAGCTGCTCGGGGGTAACCTTTTGCTTCTGCAAAAGAATTTCCCCAATTCTTGCGGGACGTCCAGTGCGTTCCTCCATCACGACCCTCCGAAAAGAGCCTCCTCCATAACCGAAAGGGGCGCGGGAACTCCGGTGAAAAGGAGGAAACTCTTTGCCCCCTGGTAGAGGAGCATGCGCTTCCCGTCGAAGCTCTTCAATCCCCTTTTCCCCGCCTCCCGCACAAGGGGCGTTCCTTCTCTCCGGTAGACAAGGTCAACGACCACCTCAAGGGCAGGGAGTGCCTCCCAGGGAACGGGAATGATCTCCCCTTTAAGGCCAAGGGATGTTGCGTTTATTATACCATGCACCAGGGGAAGGGCGCCGAAATCCCACGGAAGGGCCTCACAGGGGAGTCCCAGGGTATCCCTTGCCCACGCCGAAAGCGCCTCCGCTCGGTGGAGCGTCCGGTTCATGATGTAGACCTTTTCGGCTCCTTCCCGGGCAAGGACAAAAAGAACTGACTTTGCCGCTCCCCCTGCTCCAAGAAGGAGGAAACGCTTCCCTGAGACTTCAACTCCCTCCCACCGCAGGCTCTCCCGGAACCCGTACGCATCGGTGTTGTACCCGAAGAGCTTCCCCTCCCGGTTCACCACGGTGTTCACCGCCTGGAGGATTCGCGCTTCTTCCTCAAGACCATCAAGGAGGGAGACCACGGCTTCCTTGTGGGGAACGGTCACGTTGAAACCTGAAACCCCAAGGACCCGGAAAGCCTCAACGGCTTTTTCGAGCTTCTCCGGAGGAACGTCAAAGGCAAGGTACACGAAGGGAAGGCCGAGGTGCCGGAGGGCGGCGTTCTGGAAGGAGGGAGAAAGGGAATGGGCCACCGGATGTCCGATGAGAGCAAGGAGTTTCGTTCGGGCATCAATCACGGCTCGTAAACCTCCGAAGAATCAGGCGCTCGAAAAATCTTCCCAGGCGCGTCGTGATGAACTCCCGCTTCGAAATCGGGCGAACAAGAATCGTAAAGAGCCCAAGGCGATTCCCCCCGAAGACGTCGGTGAAGACCTGGTCTCCGACGACGGCAACCTCGTTCCTTTGAAGCCCCAGGGTCTCCAAAGCCACCCGGAAGGCCCCTCGGCGGGGCTTCTGGGCCTTTGAGATTCCCGGAATGGCAAGATGCCTCGCAAAGTACGCTACCCTCCCCTCCAGGGCGTTTGAGACAATGCAGATGGCGAATCCTTCCCCTTTTGCCCTTTCCACCCACCGGACGATGCGCTCCGGAAGGTCAAAAGCACCCCAGGCCACAAGGGTGTTATCAAGGTCCACGATGAGTCCCCGAATGCCAAGGTCTTTGAGCTTGCCAAGGTCGATGTCCTCAAGACTATCTACGAAAAGGCGGGGAAGGAAGTACTCAAGAATTCTCCTCATGGGGTACCTCGCTTGTTCTTCAGGTGCTCCTCGTAGGTTCGGGAAAAGGCGTGCCGGCCGTTTTCCTGAAGGACAAAGTAAAGGTAGTCGGTTTCTGCCGGTTCAAGAACGGCCCGAATAGACTCAAGACCCGGATTGCAGATGGCATGAGGGGGAAGACCCAAAACCCGGTAGGTGTTGAAGGGAGAGGGAATCTCCAAATCCCTGTCCTCGAGCTTCTGCACGGTACGACCTTCCTCCTTTTTCAGGGCGTACACCACGGTGGCACAGGACTGAAGGCGCATGTTCTTTTTCAGGCGGTTCAGAAAGACCGAGGCCACCAAGGGTTTCTCATCCAGAAAGCGGGCTTCCTTTTCCACGATGGAGGCAAGGGTGACGACTTCCTGGAGATTCACGTTTTTCCCGACAAGGAGGGGGAGAACGAGCTCCTCGAAGCGGGCAAGCTGTGTGGCGATAACTTCTTCCGGAGGAGTGGGAACCTGGAAGAAATAGGTGTCGGGGAAGAGGAATCCTTCAAGGGTTTCTGCTCCTGAAAGCCAGAATTTCCCAAAGTACTCAGGGTGGGCAACGAAAGAAAGGTAGGCGCGGCTCTCGCAGACCCCGAGCTCCTCAAGAATCTTTGCCATTTCCTCGGCGGTGAAACCCTCAGGAAAGGTCACCCGAACCCGAGGCGGACCCTGGGAGAGGAGCTCCACAATGCGGGCGGGAGGCATCCCAGGGGTGAGCGTATATCTCCCGGCGATGAAGACAGTCTTTCGGGAGAGAAAAGCAAAGGCAAGGAGCCGAAACCTTGAGGTGATGCCTTCCTCCTCAAGAATCCGAGCAATGGCAGAGAGTGAAGCCCCCTTGGGGATGGTCACAAGTTTTGGTTCCCCTGAGGGAAGGTCAAGGTAAAAGGCAAGGTAGGCAAAAACACCAAAAAGGTAAAAGAGTGCAAGGACGAGAATACCCCAGGACCTCACGCATTTTCCCTCGCCAGGTACGCCTCAAGAATGAGGCAGGCGGCAATTTTATCGCGGAGCTTTTTCCTCCGCGACCGGGTCGCATCAAGGGCAAGAAGGTGCTTCTCCGCTTCCACGGTGGAGAAACGTTCGTCCCAGAGGACCACCTCTCCCGGAAAAACCTCCCGAAGCTTTTCGGCAAACTCCTCAAGAGCCTGGGCTTCTTTCCCAAGGGTTCCATCGGTCCGGCGGGGCAAGCCAAGGACAATGGTGTCAACGGTAAATTCCCGGGCAAGGGAGAGGATGGCAGCGATATCCCCCTTCCCTTTCCGGGAAAGAACAGTATACGGAAAGGCAAGGGGCGTTCCCCAGTTCATGGCCACCCCGATGCGCTTTTCTCCCACATCAAGCGCCATGACCCGTTTCATGGCGTTGGATGAACTCCTCAAGGAGCCTGAGGAACTCCGCCCAGCGGGCCTTCGGAACCCCTCCGAACTGGGCAAAGTGGGGCTTACCACCACCGCCTCCTCCAATGGTCCGGGAAACCTCGCGCAGGAAATTCCCAAGGTGCGCCTCTTTTGTAAGGCCTACACCGGCAATGACACCCCGAACCTTTCCTTCCTCCTCCACCCCAAGGACTATGGCTCCTTTTTTCATCCTTCCCCCAAGGACATCGACGATTTCCCGAAGGGTCTCGACCTCTAAGGTGTCCGAGAAAAGATGGGCAAAGAGGAGAGAACCTTCCGGGAGGGCTGCCATTTCCTTCTCAAGAGCAGCAAGGAGGCGTTCCCTTCTCTCCCGGAGGAGGGCTTTCCGGAGGCTTCGATTCTCCTCAAGGAGACCCTCGACAAAGCTAAGGAGCCGTTCCTCCTCAACGCCACAGATACCCCGAAGCTCCTTGAGCATTCTCCTGGAAGCCCGGAGAATTGCAAGGGCTTTTTCTCCTGCCACCGCCTCAATGCGGCGGATACCGGCACCGATACTTGACTCCGAGAGGATGACGAAAGCACAGGCTTCACTTGTCCGGCGAAGGTGCGTCCCCCCGCAGAGTTCTGCCGTGTAGTCCCCCACCCGCACGATGCGCACCGGGAACTCGTACTTTTCCCCGAAAAGGGCAATGACACCCCGCTTTTGGGCTTCTTCAAGAGAACTGAAACTCACGAAAACCGGGAGGTCCTCGAGAATTTTCTCGTTCACCCTCTTCTCCACGGCTTCAAGTTCCTCCGGTGAGAGGGGGGCAAAGTGGGTGAAGTCAAAGCGCAGACCCTCTTCCCCCACGAAGGACCCTGCCTGGTGCACCTGCTCGCCCAGGATTTCCCGAAGCGCCCGGTGCAAAAGGTGCGTCACCGTATGGTGTATTTCGAGACCTTTGCGCCGCTTCTTGTTGACCGTTGCTCTCCCCCTTTCCCCGACCACAACCTTCCCTTCCCGGACGACTCCCCGGTGAACGATGAGGGAAGAGCTCGGACTGTGCACCTCAAGGACTTCGATGCTTCCTGAGGGAGTGACGAAAACGCCCGTATCCCACGCCTGCCCTCCCTTTTCGGGGTAAAAGGGCGTGGCATCGAGAACGAAAAGGACCTCCGTACCGCTTTGGGCCTCCGGAATGAGGTCCTCTCCATCAGAGAGGGCGCAAAGAGTGGCCTCTTCCGAGAGCCGGTCGTACCCCACAAAGGTAGAGCGGAAACCAGAAAAGAGCTCTTCCTCCTTTTTCTGACCCCTGAGACCGGAGACTTTTTCCTCCTGGGCTTTTCTTGCCCGGATTTTCTGCTCTTCCATTTCCTGGGCGAACTCCTCCTGCGAGAAGGAGAGCCCTTCTTCTTTCAGGATTTCCTCGGCAAAATCAATGGGGAAACCGTAGGTATCGTAGAGCTTGAAGATTTCCTTCCCGGGAATGCTCTGCGCACCCTTTTCCTTAGCGTCCCGGACAAGCTCCTCAAGACGGGCAAAGCCCAGGGCAAGGGTATCCCCGAAACGCTTCTCCTCCTGGAAGGTAACCTGGGCGATGGTGGTCTTGCGGTTTGCGAGTTCTGGATACACTCCACCCATGAGCTCCACCACGGTCATCGCAAGCTCATGGAGGAAAGGTTTCTCAAGGCCGAGTTTCCTCCCAAAGCGGTGCGCCCGGCGGATGAGCCGCCGCAGCACATACCCTCGTCCCTCGTTGGCCGGGTACACCCCATCGGCAATGAGGAAAGCTAAAGCTCTTGAGTGGTCGGCGATGAGGCGAAAAGAAGGCCGAGCCTGAGGGTATGCGACTCCACTCAGGTCCTCAAGGGCTTTGATGATAGGGAGGAAGAGGTCGGTTTCGAAGTTCGACTCCACGTTCTCGACCACCGCCGTGATGCGCTCAAGACCCATACCGGTGTCGATGTTTTTTTTCGGGAGTTCCCGAAGCGTCCCATCGGACTGGCGGTCGAATTCNNNNNNNNNCCAGGATGAAAGACTTCTTAACATGACTAAGCAAATCATAGACAGCCACATAGCCAGAACCATCATGATGTTTTTTTTCGGGAGTTCCCGAAGCGTCCCATCGGACTGGCGGTCGAATTCCATGAAGACCAGGTTCCAGATCTCCAAGAAGCGGTCGCAGTCGCATCCCGGGCGACAGTCCGCTTTCCCACAACCCCGCTCCTTCCCTGTGTCGTAGTAGATTTCCGAGCAGTACCCGCAAGGTCCCACGGGGCCCGAGGCCCAGAAGTTGTCCTCATCACCGAGGAAAACAATTTTCTCCTCCGGAAGCCCCACAACATCGCGCCAGATGGAGAAGGCTTCCTCGTCTTTTTTGTGGACAGAAACAGAAAGCCGCTCCACGGGAAGACGGAGCTCTTCGGTGAGGAATTCCCAGGCCCACTGGCAGGCTTCTCTTTTAAAGTAGTCGCCGAAAGAGAAGTTGCCGAGCATTTCGAAGAAGGTGTGGTGCCGCGGCGTGTACCCGACTTTCTCGAGGTCGCTCACCCGAACGCACTTCTGCACCGTGGCAACCCGCCGAAAGCTCGGCTGCACCTGCCCAAGGAAAATGGGTTTGAAAGGAACCATGCCGGCAATGGTGAGAAGCAGCGTAGGATCCGAGGGAATGAGAGGAGCGCTCGGGAGCACCTTGTGACCTCGCTTTTCGAAAAAGGAGAGGAAGAGACTCCTGATGTCACTGCTTGTGAACACGGTAATCCACCACCTGGAACGTCCGTAGTCTCCTGTTCGTCGAGGGCAAGAAGACACACTCTACCGGAAAGGCAAAATCGGGCTGGATTCTGCCTCGGGCAAGCCAAAAACGCGAAAGGTCGTTCCGGTAAATCCCCGGATTGGCGCGGACAAAGAGTCTGAGCGGAGCATCAACCCAGACGACCTTCGAAATCTCAGGGATTCGGGAAATAGCCTCGGCAATGCGTTTTCGAAAGGTCTCCTCCGGAAGGGGCCACACGTTGATAAGGGCAATGTTCTCCGAGAGGGGACCAATCACCGTGACGTTGGCAATATCCCGGGGGTACGAAGCTTCATCAAGGAGGCGAAGGAGCAGCGCATTGCTCTCCACGACGGCCTTCCCGTGAAAGGAAGGGACGGCAAGGGGCTTCAAGAGGTGTTTCAGAAAGCATCCCTCTCGAACCCGGTTCTCCCCAATCCGGCGAATGGGTATGCCAAGGGACGCTGCTAAAGCGGCAATCTCCTCTTTGCCGAGGTCGAAAAGGGGTGAAAAAGTATCTCCGAGGAATTTCACGCCCCGGTGTCCCCAGCTGTCACTTTTATTTGCCCCACCAACGATGAGCGTTCCTTCTCCGAAGTGCTCGCGAATGCGACCGAGTTTTGCCCTCTTCGTGCAGAGGTTACAGGAAGGACCACCCCGGGCAACCTCTTCAAGGGCCTTCTGCCCCGGGATGTACACGTGTTCCACTCCAAAGTGAGCAACGAGAAAGGCGATGTTCTCTCGAGCCTTTTCGGGAAGGTACGGCCCCCAGTCAACGGTCGCGGCCGAAACCCGAGAACGACCGAGGGCTTCAAGGGTGAGGAAAAGGGCAACAGTGCTGTCCATTCCTCCTGAGAAGGCCACCACCACTTTGCGGAAACGGGAGGCCACCTCCCGAATTTCCTCGCAAAGGGTGGCACAAAGAAGCGAAGCTCTCTCAAGAGCGACGTTCATTTTTTCAGGTTATGGAGAATTGTGGCGAGCTTCTCTCCGATGACATCCCCGAGAGTAATCCGCCCGTCCTGGGCCTGCTCCTTCCGGGCTTTCTCTTCCTCCTCTTTGAGGGCCTGCTTGATGCTCAGACCAATCTTCCGCTCTGCGTCGTCGAGTTTGATGATTTTAACCTTGACCACGTCACCCTCTTTGAGGACATCTCGAGGAGAGCTGATACGTTCCTCAGAAATCTCGGAGATGTGCACAAGGCCATCCCAACCCTCCTCAAGTTCCACAAAGGCTCCAAAGTCCACGATTCGGACGACCTTGCCTTCGTGGATGCTCCCGAGAGGATACCTCGTCTTTATGATTTCCCAGGGGTCGGGGAGAAGGGCCTTGCGGCTCACCACAATCCGCTGCTCTTCGGGCTTGAGCTCTATAATCTTCAGGGAAACGGTCTGCCCCTTCTTGAAGACCTGGCTTGGATGCTTCACCGGCTCCCAGGCGATTTCCGAAAGCGGAAGGAGCGCTTCAACCTCAGGGGCGACTTCAACGAAAGCCCCAAAGTTCATGAGGCGCTGGATTTTTCCCTCCACCACATCGCCCACTTGCCACTTCGTCGCCACGCTCTCCCAGGGATTCGGACGGAGCTGACGAAGGCTAAAGGTGAGCTGGCGGCTCTCCCGATCGATGGCAATGACTTTTGCCTCGACGAGCTGGTTCCGTCGGACCACATCGTTCACCCGGGTGACTCGCTTCCAGGAGAGTTCCTCAAGGGGAATGCGTCCCTCTACGCCCTCCTCGACCTCCACAAGGGCTCCCCGGGTATTGATTTTGTTCACCCGGACACGGACGGTACTCCCAACGGGGTACTTCTCCTCGATGTTCTCCCAGGGATCAGGGAAAATCTGCTTGAGTCCTAAGGAAACCCGCCGACGCTCCGGGTCAAGCTCCAGAACCTTAGCTTCCACGATGTCCCCGACTTTGACGACCTCCCGCGGATGCCTCACGTATCCCCAGGAGAGGTCCGAAATGTGGATGAGCCCCTCAACGCCTTCTTCGATTTCCACAAAGGCACCGAAGTCCTTGAGGGATACAACTTTGCCCTTCACAACATCGCCGACTTTGACTTCCTGGGCGAAACGCTCCCAGGGGTCAGGAGTTAAGCGCTTCAGGCTCAGGCTGATTTCTTCCTTCTCCGGGTTCCAGGCGATGACTTTAACCTCGATTTCATCGCCCTTCTTGAAGAGATCCTCAAGCTTCCCAACCTTCCCCCAGGAGACTTCGGAGATATGGAGGAGCCCATCAATGCCCCCAAGGTCCACGAAAACGCCGAAATTCGTAATGTTCTTGACGATGCCTTTTCGGACCTGGCCCACCTCGAGGGAGGCGATGGTTTCCTGGCGACGGCGGGCAAGCTCTTCTTCGATTACCGCTCGGCGGGAAACGATGACGTTGCGGGTCTTGCGGTCGGCCTCTATCACTTTCACCTCAATGGACTGGTCGATGAGCTCATCGAGGTTGCGGGGAACCACATCGACACAGGAAGCGGGCAAAAAGGCGCTCACGCCTATGTCCACAATGAGCCCGCCTTTAACCTTCCGCTTGACCTTGGCGGTGAGGACTTTGCCTCTCTCCTTGCTCTCCTCTATGTCAATCCAGGCTCCCTGGTAGCGGGCCTGCTCCCGGGAAAGCCACACATACCCCTGGTCATCAATCCGGGTCACCATGACCCAGACCTCTTCACCTTCCTGGAGGTCGTGCTCGACTTCCCCCTCTCGCCCCTGAGCCCGCTCCCGGAAGGGGAGAATTCCCTCCGCCTTGTAGTTAATGTTCACAAAGTACCCTTCGTCACCCTTTTTGATGACCTTTCCTTTGATGAGGTCGCCGGGACGCACAACGCGGATTTGTTCGAGGTTCTCGTGGAGCAGCTCCATTGCCCTTTCGTTTTCCACACCCAACACACTCCTTCCTCACAGGGTGACCCCGCCGCTGTCGTGTGCCAACCGCTTTGATCCTCGTCCTCCAAAAGGTGGGTGCCCTCTCGGGGAAACCTCGGTTTCCCTGAAGTCCGGGCTCCCTGGACAAGGGTGTTGGGTCAAAGCCTCATTTGACATCACGGGCAGGGCAGGGCCACAAACCGAGACTTCTTCCTCGGAAAGATAATAGCACAAGCCACCTCCTTTTGCAATGACAACTACTCCCGTCCCTTTTTGAGGGCAATGCCGAGGACATCAAGCTGCTCCTTTGTGACCGGCGAGGGAGCACCGGTGAGGAGACACACCCCTTTTTGGGTCTTCGGAAAGGCAATGACTTCTCGAATGGAATCCTCCCCACAGAGGAGCATCACGAGGCGGTCAAAACCCAGGGCGATTCCCCCATGAGGGGGGCAACCGAACTGGAGTGCCTCGACGAAAAAGCCAAACTTTTCGCGAATTTCTCCTTCTGTAAGACCAAGAAGGGCGAAAATCCTCTCCTGGAGGTCCCGTCGGTGGATTCGGATACTCCCCCCTCCCACCTCATACCCGTTGAGGACAAGGTCGTACGCTTTAGCCCGAACCCGAGCCGGATCGGTACCAAGGAGAGGAATATCCTCATCAAAGGGCGCGGTGAAAGGATGGTGAACCGAGACCCATCGGTTTTCTTCTTCACTCCACTCAAAGAGCGGAAAATCCACAATCCAGACAAAGGAAAATTGCTCTTTCTCTTTGATTTCTGCTCCAAGGCGCACCCGGAGGCTCCCAAGGAACTCCTGGAGTGGCTCCTCCTCTCCCCAGGAAACAAAGAGCACCGAACCTTCCTGAAAGGGGTACTGCGCCACGAGGCGCTGGAAGAGAGCCTCCGAAATCTTCCCCTTGAGAGGTGAGGAGAAGTCCTCAGAAGTTTTCCGAACCCAGGAAAAGGCAAGGTGCTTCTCCTTGGCCTCCTGGGCAAGCGCATCGAGCTTTTTCCTCGAGAACCCATGGTCCTGGGGTACAAAAAGACCCCGAACGGCCACATGTGGTCCAAAGAAACTCTCCCCTTCCCCAAGGAAAAGAGGGGTGAGGTCCTCAATAGGGAGAGCAAAGCGAAGGTCGGGCTTGTCCGTCCCATAGCGTTTCATGGCCTCTTCGTAGGAAAGGCGCGGAAAGGGGGTCTGAAGAGATACTCCAAGGACCTCGGCAAAGAGAACCACCATGAGGCTTTCCACAAGCCCCATCACGTCTTCCCGGTCCACGAAGGACATCTCAATGTCCACCTGGGTGAACTCCGGCTGCCGGTCGGCTCGGAGGTCCTCATCCCGGAAGCAACGGACAATCTGGAAGTACCGGTCAAACCCGGCAATCATGAGAATCTGCTTGAAGAGCTGCGGCGACTGGGGAAGGGCATAAAACGATCCCGGGCTCAGGCGACTCGGGACAAGGAAATCCCGAGCCCCCTCTGGAGTGCTCTTTGTGAGGAACGGCGTCTCCACCTCCACGAAACCCTGCGCGTCGAGGAAGCGGCGAATCACCTGGGCCGCCCGGTGGCGGAGGATGAGGTTTTCCTGCATCTTGCGCCGCCTGAGGTCCAGGTACCGGTACCGGAGTCGAAGGGACTCATCCACCTCTTTTTTTCCCTCGATTTCAAAGGGAGGAAGCTCCGAAGGAGAGAGAACGGTAAAATCCAAAGCGTGCACCTCGATTTCTCCTGTGGCTAAACGAGGGTTCACAAGCCCTTCCGGTCGTTCCCGCACCACTCCCCGCACCTGCACCACGTACTCGGGTC
This window of the Candidatus Caldatribacterium sp. genome carries:
- a CDS encoding shikimate dehydrogenase produces the protein MIDARTKLLALIGHPVAHSLSPSFQNAALRHLGLPFVYLAFDVPPEKLEKAVEAFRVLGVSGFNVTVPHKEAVVSLLDGLEEEARILQAVNTVVNREGKLFGYNTDAYGFRESLRWEGVEVSGKRFLLLGAGGAAKSVLFVLAREGAEKVYIMNRTLHRAEALSAWARDTLGLPCEALPWDFGALPLVHGIINATSLGLKGEIIPVPWEALPALEVVVDLVYRREGTPLVREAGKRGLKSFDGKRMLLYQGAKSFLLFTGVPAPLSVMEEALFGGS
- a CDS encoding YqeG family HAD IIIA-type phosphatase, which translates into the protein MRRILEYFLPRLFVDSLEDIDLGKLKDLGIRGLIVDLDNTLVAWGAFDLPERIVRWVERAKGEGFAICIVSNALEGRVAYFARHLAIPGISKAQKPRRGAFRVALETLGLQRNEVAVVGDQVFTDVFGGNRLGLFTILVRPISKREFITTRLGRFFERLILRRFTSRD
- the mltG gene encoding endolytic transglycosylase MltG; its protein translation is MRSWGILVLALFYLFGVFAYLAFYLDLPSGEPKLVTIPKGASLSAIARILEEEGITSRFRLLAFAFLSRKTVFIAGRYTLTPGMPPARIVELLSQGPPRVRVTFPEGFTAEEMAKILEELGVCESRAYLSFVAHPEYFGKFWLSGAETLEGFLFPDTYFFQVPTPPEEVIATQLARFEELVLPLLVGKNVNLQEVVTLASIVEKEARFLDEKPLVASVFLNRLKKNMRLQSCATVVYALKKEEGRTVQKLEDRDLEIPSPFNTYRVLGLPPHAICNPGLESIRAVLEPAETDYLYFVLQENGRHAFSRTYEEHLKNKRGTP
- the ruvX gene encoding Holliday junction resolvase RuvX is translated as MKRVMALDVGEKRIGVAMNWGTPLAFPYTVLSRKGKGDIAAILSLAREFTVDTIVLGLPRRTDGTLGKEAQALEEFAEKLREVFPGEVVLWDERFSTVEAEKHLLALDATRSRRKKLRDKIAACLILEAYLARENA
- the alaS gene encoding alanine--tRNA ligase, which codes for MEFDRQSDGTLRELPKKNIMMVLAMWLSMICLVMLRSLSSWXXXEFDRQSDGTLRELPKKNIDTGMGLERITAVVENVESNFETDLFLPIIKALEDLSGVAYPQARPSFRLIADHSRALAFLIADGVYPANEGRGYVLRRLIRRAHRFGRKLGLEKPFLHELAMTVVELMGGVYPELANRKTTIAQVTFQEEKRFGDTLALGFARLEELVRDAKEKGAQSIPGKEIFKLYDTYGFPIDFAEEILKEEGLSFSQEEFAQEMEEQKIRARKAQEEKVSGLRGQKKEEELFSGFRSTFVGYDRLSEEATLCALSDGEDLIPEAQSGTEVLFVLDATPFYPEKGGQAWDTGVFVTPSGSIEVLEVHSPSSSLIVHRGVVREGKVVVGERGRATVNKKRRKGLEIHHTVTHLLHRALREILGEQVHQAGSFVGEEGLRFDFTHFAPLSPEELEAVEKRVNEKILEDLPVFVSFSSLEEAQKRGVIALFGEKYEFPVRIVRVGDYTAELCGGTHLRRTSEACAFVILSESSIGAGIRRIEAVAGEKALAILRASRRMLKELRGICGVEEERLLSFVEGLLEENRSLRKALLRERRERLLAALEKEMAALPEGSLLFAHLFSDTLEVETLREIVDVLGGRMKKGAIVLGVEEEGKVRGVIAGVGLTKEAHLGNFLREVSRTIGGGGGGKPHFAQFGGVPKARWAEFLRLLEEFIQRHETGHGA
- a CDS encoding ExsB family protein, which gives rise to MNVALERASLLCATLCEEIREVASRFRKVVVAFSGGMDSTVALFLTLEALGRSRVSAATVDWGPYLPEKARENIAFLVAHFGVEHVYIPGQKALEEVARGGPSCNLCTKRAKLGRIREHFGEGTLIVGGANKSDSWGHRGVKFLGDTFSPLFDLGKEEIAALAASLGIPIRRIGENRVREGCFLKHLLKPLAVPSFHGKAVVESNALLLRLLDEASYPRDIANVTVIGPLSENIALINVWPLPEETFRKRIAEAISRIPEISKVVWVDAPLRLFVRANPGIYRNDLSRFWLARGRIQPDFAFPVECVFLPSTNRRLRTFQVVDYRVHKQ
- a CDS encoding S1 RNA-binding domain-containing protein is translated as MGVENERAMELLHENLEQIRVVRPGDLIKGKVIKKGDEGYFVNINYKAEGILPFRERAQGREGEVEHDLQEGEEVWVMVTRIDDQGYVWLSREQARYQGAWIDIEESKERGKVLTAKVKRKVKGGLIVDIGVSAFLPASCVDVVPRNLDELIDQSIEVKVIEADRKTRNVIVSRRAVIEEELARRRQETIASLEVGQVRKGIVKNITNFGVFVDLGGIDGLLHISEVSWGKVGKLEDLFKKGDEIEVKVIAWNPEKEEISLSLKRLTPDPWERFAQEVKVGDVVKGKVVSLKDFGAFVEIEEGVEGLIHISDLSWGYVRHPREVVKVGDIVEAKVLELDPERRRVSLGLKQIFPDPWENIEEKYPVGSTVRVRVNKINTRGALVEVEEGVEGRIPLEELSWKRVTRVNDVVRRNQLVEAKVIAIDRESRQLTFSLRQLRPNPWESVATKWQVGDVVEGKIQRLMNFGAFVEVAPEVEALLPLSEIAWEPVKHPSQVFKKGQTVSLKIIELKPEEQRIVVSRKALLPDPWEIIKTRYPLGSIHEGKVVRIVDFGAFVELEEGWDGLVHISEISEERISSPRDVLKEGDVVKVKIIKLDDAERKIGLSIKQALKEEEEKARKEQAQDGRITLGDVIGEKLATILHNLKK
- the aspS gene encoding aspartate--tRNA ligase, with the protein product MLRTHTCGELRRADAGREVVLAGWVHRIRDHGGLIFLDLRDRWGITQVVVDSKNENAYATASSVRPEYVVQVRGVVRERPEGLVNPRLATGEIEVHALDFTVLSPSELPPFEIEGKKEVDESLRLRYRYLDLRRRKMQENLILRHRAAQVIRRFLDAQGFVEVETPFLTKSTPEGARDFLVPSRLSPGSFYALPQSPQLFKQILMIAGFDRYFQIVRCFRDEDLRADRQPEFTQVDIEMSFVDREDVMGLVESLMVVLFAEVLGVSLQTPFPRLSYEEAMKRYGTDKPDLRFALPIEDLTPLFLGEGESFFGPHVAVRGLFVPQDHGFSRKKLDALAQEAKEKHLAFSWVRKTSEDFSSPLKGKISEALFQRLVAQYPFQEGSVLFVSWGEEEPLQEFLGSLRVRLGAEIKEKEQFSFVWIVDFPLFEWSEEENRWVSVHHPFTAPFDEDIPLLGTDPARVRAKAYDLVLNGYEVGGGSIRIHRRDLQERIFALLGLTEGEIREKFGFFVEALQFGCPPHGGIALGFDRLVMLLCGEDSIREVIAFPKTQKGVCLLTGAPSPVTKEQLDVLGIALKKGRE